One window of Nicotiana tomentosiformis chromosome 11, ASM39032v3, whole genome shotgun sequence genomic DNA carries:
- the LOC104100462 gene encoding uncharacterized protein — protein sequence MWGSQSLTLDIDVDMLSFFELMDYTKQMRLKNIVELYICPMDKTDKLVNVLTNKDILDISNELDNGDTLDIYVTHASPLMVVDLNATGPGVGRTNSKTDKVTINLEEQKGEPVEEEEIEKDDEGELDDENDSDFDNSSEFESDGVDVDVHDDNQYGSDVHKEFGEYREVLRKHRRKMSERPKDKVT from the coding sequence ATGTGGGGTAGTCAATCATTGACCTTAGATATAGATGTGGATATGTTATCATTTTTTGAGCTTATGGACTACACTAAGCAAATGAGGTTAAAAAATATTGTTGAGCTGTATATTTGTCCCATGGACAAAACTGATAAATTGGTAAATGTATTAACTAATAAGGATATATTAGACATTTCAAATGAATTGGATAATGGGGATACCCTAGATATTTATGTCACACATGCTTCCCCTCTAATGGTTGTTGACCTAAATGCTACTGGGCCAGGGGTTGGTAGGACAAATAGTAAGACTGATAAAGTTACTATAAACTTAGAAGAGCAAAAAGGAGAACCTGTTGAAGAGGAGGAAATAGAGAAAGATGATGAAGGTGAGCTTGATGATGAGAATGACTCAGATTTTGATAATTCATCTGAGTTTGAGAGTGATGGAGTTGATGTAGATGTTCATGATGATAATCAATATGGTTCTGATGTACATAAAGAGTTTGGGGAGTACAGGGAAGTGTTGAGGAAGCATAGGAGGAAAATGAGTGAAAGGCCTAAAGATAAAGTGACATAA